In the genome of Rhinolophus ferrumequinum isolate MPI-CBG mRhiFer1 chromosome 24, mRhiFer1_v1.p, whole genome shotgun sequence, one region contains:
- the LOC117017120 gene encoding LOW QUALITY PROTEIN: protocadherin beta-6-like (The sequence of the model RefSeq protein was modified relative to this genomic sequence to represent the inferred CDS: inserted 1 base in 1 codon), with protein sequence MAQTKAHRKKRQVETFIVLMLLWETGSESIHYSVLEETGSGTFVANLTKDLGLRMGELAARGARIVFKGNRQHLQLDPQTYDLLLNEKLDREELCGSTEPCVLAFQVLLENPLQFFQAALRVRDINDHAPEFPAREMLLKISEITTPGKIFPLKMAQDLDAGSNSLQSYVISSNSHFHVLTRSRSDGRKFPELVLDKALDREEQPELRLTLTALDGGSPPRSGTTEIQIQVLDSNDNAPEFAQELYEAQVPENDSLGSLVITVSARDLDSGTFGEISYALFQVDDVNQPFEINPNTGEIRLKKTLDFEEFQSYHVDVEATDGGGLSGKCSIVIKILDVNDNAPQLTMSSLISPIPENLPEMIVAVFSVSDADSGNNQQVICSIDDNLPFLLRPSVENFYTLVTEGPLDRESRAEYNITITVTDLGTPRLKTQHNITVLVSDVNDNAPAFTQTSYTLFVRENNSPALHIGSVSATDRDAGANAQVTYSLLPPQDPHLPLASLVSINADNGQLFALRALDYEALQALEFRVGATDRGSPALSSQALVRVLVLDANDNSPFVLYPLQNGSAPCTELVPRAAEPGYLVSKVVAVDGDSGQNAWLSYQLLKATEPGLFGVWAHNGEVRTARLLSERDAAKHRLVVLVKDNGEPPLSASVTLHVLLVDGFSQPYLPLPEAAADPAQADPLTVYLVIALASVSSLFLFSVLAFVAARLCRRGRXASLGGCSVPEGHFPGHLVDVSGTGTLSQSYQYEVCLMGGSGTNEFKFLKPILPNFPPQVIGREMEENPTLRNSFPFS encoded by the exons ATGGCTCAAACAAAAGCCCATCGCAAGAAAAGGCAAGTGGAGACCTTCATTGTATTGATGCTTTTGTGGGAGACGGGTTCAGAATCCATTCACTATTCTGTGTTGGAGGAGACAGGAAGTGGCACATTTGTTGCCAACTTGACAAAGGACCTGGGACTCAGGATGGGAGAGCTGGCTGCGCGGGGAGCCCGGATTGTTTTCAAAGGGAACAGACAGCATTTGCAGCTTGACCCACAGACCTATGATTTGCTGCTAAATGAGAAACTGGACCGGGAGGAGCTGTGCGGCTCCACTGAGCCGTGTGTGCTAGCTTTCCAAGTGTTACTGGAAAATCCCTTGCAGTTTTTCCAGGCTGCCTTGCGAGTCAGAGATATAAATGACCACGCCCCGGAGTTCCCAGCCAGAGAAATGCTActgaaaatatcagaaattaCTACACCAGGAAagatatttcctttgaaaatggcACAGGATTTAGACGCGGGTAGCAACAGCCTTCAGAGCTACGTAATCAGCTCCAATTCTCACTTCCACGTTCTCACTCGCAGTCGCAGCGACGGCCGGAAGTTTCCGGAGCTGGTGCTGGACAAAGCGCTGGACCGCGAGGAGCAGCCAGAGCTCAGGCTAACTCTCACCGCACTGGATGGCGGGTCTCCGCCCCGGTCAGGGACCACGGAGATTCAGATCCAGGTCTTGGATAGCAACGACAATGCCCCCGAGTTTGCTCAGGAGCTCTATGAGGCGCAAGTCCCTGAAAACGACTCCCTCGGCTCTCTAGTTATCACAGTCTCAGCGAGAGATTTAGATTCAGGAACCTTTGGGGAGATATCTTATGCCCTATTTCAAGTCGATGACGTTAACCAACCCTTTGAAATAAACCCAAACACAGGAGAAATTCGACTGAAAAAAACATTGGATTTTGAGGAATTTCAGTCTTATCACGTAGATGTTGAGGCTACAGATGGCGGGGGACTATCAGGAAAATGCTCGATAGTTATCAAGATCCTGGACGTGAATGACAACGCTCCTCAATTGACAATGTCATCACTCATCAGCCCCATCCCTGAAAACCTGCCAGAGATGATAGTGGCAGTTTTCAGTGTATCAGACGCAGATTCTGGAAATAACCAACAGGTTATTTGTTCTATAGATGACAATCTCCCATTTCTTCTAAGACCGTCAGTAGAGAATTTCTACACCTTAGTAACAGAAGGACCACTGGACAGAGAGAGCAGGGCCGAGTACAAcatcaccatcaccgtcaccgaCTTGGGGACCCCCAGGCTGAAAACCCAGCACAACATAACCGTGCTGGTCTCCGACGTCAACGACAACGCCCCGGCCTTCACCCAAACCTCCTACACTCTGTTCGTCCGCGAGAACAACAGCCCCGCCCTGCACATAGGCAGCGTCAGCGCCACCGACAGAGACGCGGGCGCCAACGCCCAGGTCACCTACTCGCTGCTGCCGCCACAGGACCCGCACCTGCCCCTGGCCTCCCTGGTGTCCATCAACGCCGACAACGGGCAGCTGTTCGCCCTGAGGGCGCTGGATTACGAGGCCCTGCAGGCCTTGGAGTTCCGCGTGGGCGCCACGGACCGCGGCTCCCCTGCGCTGAGCAGCCAGGCGCTGGTGCGCGTGCTGGTGCTGGACGCCAACGACAACTCGCCCTTCGTGCTGTACCCGCTGCAGAACGGCTCTGCGCCCTGCACCGAGCTGGTGCCCAGGGCGGCCGAGCCGGGCTACCTGGTGAGCAAGGTGGTGGCGGTGGACGGAGACTCGGGCCAGAACGCCTGGCTGTCGTACCAGCTGCTCAAGGCCACGGAGCCCGGGCTGTTCGGCGTGTGGGCGCACAACGGCGAGGTGCGCACGGCGCGGCTGCTGAGCGAGCGCGACGCGGCCAAGCACAGGCTGGTGGTGCTGGTCAAGGACAACGGCGAGCCGCCGCTGTCGGCCAGCGTCACGCTGCACGTGCTGCTGGTGGACGGCTTCTCGCAGCCCTACCTGCCGCTCCCGGAAGCGGCGGCCGACCCGGCCCAGGCCGACCCGCTCACGGTCTACCTGGTCATCGCGTTGGCGTCGGTGTCGTCGCTCTTCCTGTTCTCGGTGCTGGCGTTCGTCGCGGCGCGGCTGTGCAGGAGGGGCA GCGCCTCGCTGGGTGGCTGCTCGGTGCCCGAGGGCCACTTTCCGGGCCACCTGGTGGACGTCAGCGGTACTGGGACCCTGTCCCAGAGTTACCAGTATGAGGTTTGTCTGATGGGAGGCTCTGGGACCAACGAGTTCAAGTTCCTGAAGCCGATTCTCCCGAACTTCCCGCCCCAGGTCAttgggagagaaatggaagaaaacccCACCTTGCGGAATAGCTTCCCATTCAGTTAA
- the LOC117017119 gene encoding protocadherin beta-17, with amino-acid sequence METQLPKAPQKRQVTAIIILLLLWEAGGETIKYSVLEERDSGSFVANLAKDLGLDLRALAARGARILSKGNKQHLLLNQKSGDLLLKEKLDREELCGDTDPCILHFQVLLKNPVQFIQGELQLRDVNDHAPEFLEKEILLKISESSHLGTAFPLKIAQDLDVGSNTVQNYTISTNSHFHLFTRNHSDGRKYPELVLDKALDREEQSELRLTLTALDGGSPPRTGTAQVLIIVLDINDNAPEFVQLLYKVQVSENSPIDSLIIAVSARDLDAGTYGELSYSFFQSSNQIIQVFDINAVTGEIRLKRMLDFEEIRSYHMEIEASDGGGLSGKCTVAIEVMDVNDNAPELTMSLLVSDILENTPDSVVAIFEISDPDSGDNGKMMCAIQDHLPFLLKLTVENFYTLVTEGALDRESQAEYNITITVTDLGTPRLKTQHNITVLVSDVNDNAPAFTQTSYTLFVRENNSPALHIGSVSATDRDAGANAQVTYSLLPPQDPHLPLASLVSINADNGQLFALRALDYEALQALEFRVGARDRGSPALSSQALVRVLVLDANDNSPFVLYPLQNGSAPCTELVPRAAEPGYLVSKVVAVDGDSGQNAWLSYQLLKATEPGLFGVWAHNGEVRTARLLSERDAAKHRLVVLVKDNGEPPLSASVTLHVLLVDGFSQPYLPLPEAAADPAQADPLTVYLVIALASVSSLFLFSVLAFVAARLCRRGRAASLGGCSVPEGHFPGHLVDVSGTGTLSQSYQYEVCLKGGSGTSEFKFLKPILPNFSPQVTGREMEENPTLRNSFPFS; translated from the coding sequence ATGGAGACACAGCTACCCAAAGCGCCCCAGAAAAGGCAAGTGACCGCCATTATTATTCTATTGCTATTGTGGGAGGCAGGCGGTGAGACCATTAAGTATTCTGTTCTAGAAGAGAGGGACAGCGGCTCTTTTGTGGCCAACCTAGCAAAAGATCTCGGGCTTGACTTAAGGGCACTGGCCGCACGGGGCGCCCGGATTCTTTCCAAAGGGAACAAACAGCATTTGCTGCTGAATCAGAAGAGTGGGGATTTGCTCCTAAAGGAAAAATTGGACCGGGAAGAGTTGTGCGGTGACACGGATCCATGTATACTACATTTCCAGGTGTTACTGAAAAACCCGGTGCAGTTTATTCAAGGTGAACTACAACTCCGAGATGTAAATGACCATGCCCCAGAATTCTTGGAAAAGGAAATCCTCCTAAAGATCTCGGAAAGCAGCCATCTGGGGACtgcatttcctttgaaaatagcTCAGGATTTAGACGTGGGCAGCAACACAGTGCAGAACTACACAATTAGCACCAACTCccatttccaccttttcactcgTAATCACAGCGATGGCAGGAAATACCCGGAGCTGGTGTTGGACAAAGCGCTGGACCGTGAGGAGCAGTCAGAGCTCAGGTTAACCCTCACGGCGCTGGATGGCGGGTCACCGCCCAGGACTGGGACAGCCCAGGTCCTCATCATAGTCCTGGACATAAATGACAATGCCCCCGAATTTGTTCAGCTGCTCTATAAGGTGCAGGTCTCAGAAAATAGCCCTATAGACTCTCTTATCATCGCTGTTTCCGCTAGAGATTTAGATGCTGGGACCTACGGAGAGCTCTCCTACTCATTTTTCCAATCCTCAAATCAAATCATTCAGGTGTTTGACATAAACGCAGTCACGGGAGAAATTCGATTAAAAAGAATGTTGGATTTTGAGGAAATTCGATCGTATCATATGGAAATTGAGGCCTCAGACGGTGGGGGTCTTTCAGGAAAATGCACTGTAGCCATAGAAGTGATGGATGTAAATGACAACGCCCCGGAACTGACCATGTCATTACTCGTCAGTGATATCCTAGAAAACACCCCTGACTCTGTGGTagctatttttgaaatttcagatCCAGACTCTGGGGACAATGGCAAAATGATGTGTGCTATCCAAGACCATCTCCCCTTCCTTCTGAAACTTACCGTAGAAAATTTCTACACCTTGGTAACAGAGGGAGCGCTGGACAGAGAGAGCCAGGCTGAGTACAAcatcaccatcaccgtcaccgaCTTGGGGACCCCCAGGCTGAAAACCCAGCACAACATAACGGTGCTGGTCTCCGACGTCAACGACAACGCCCCGGCCTTCACCCAAACCTCCTACACCCTGTTCGTCCGCGAGAACAACAGCCCCGCCCTGCACATAGGCAGCGTCAGCGCCACAGACAGAGACGCGGGCGCCAACGCCCAGGTCACCTACTCGCTGCTGCCGCCACAGGACCCGCACCTGCCCCTGGCCTCCCTGGTGTCCATCAACGCCGACAACGGGCAGCTGTTCGCCCTGAGGGCGCTGGATTACGAGGCCCTGCAGGCCTTGGAGTTCCGCGTGGGCGCCAGGGACCGCGGCTCCCCTGCGCTGAGCAGCCAGGCGCTGGTGCGCGTGCTGGTGCTGGACGCCAACGACAACTCGCCCTTCGTGCTGTACCCGCTGCAGAACGGCTCTGCGCCCTGCACCGAGCTGGTGCCCAGGGCGGCCGAGCCGGGCTACCTGGTGAGCAAGGTGGTGGCGGTGGACGGAGACTCGGGCCAGAACGCCTGGCTGTCGTACCAGCTGCTCAAGGCCACGGAGCCCGGGCTGTTCGGCGTGTGGGCGCACAACGGCGAGGTGCGCACGGCGCGGCTGCTGAGCGAGCGCGACGCGGCCAAGCACAGGCTGGTGGTGCTGGTCAAGGACAACGGCGAGCCGCCGCTGTCGGCCAGCGTCACGCTGCACGTGCTGCTGGTGGACGGCTTCTCGCAGCCCTACCTGCCGCTCCCGGAAGCGGCGGCCGACCCGGCCCAGGCCGACCCGCTCACGGTCTACCTGGTCATCGCGTTGGCGTCGGTGTCGTCGCTCTTCCTGTTCTCGGTGCTGGCGTTCGTCGCGGCGCGGCTGTGCAGGAGGGGCAGGGCCGCCTCGCTGGGTGGCTGCTCGGTGCCCGAGGGCCACTTTCCGGGCCACCTGGTGGATGTCAGCGGTACTGGGACCCTTTCCCAGAGCTACCAGTATGAGGTGTGTCTGAAGGGAGGCTCAGGTACCAGCGAGTTCAAGTTCCTGAAGCCTATTCTCCCCAACTTCTCGCCCCAGGTCActgggagagaaatggaagaaaacccCACCTTGCGGAATAGCTTCCCATTCAGTTAA
- the PCDHB7 gene encoding protocadherin beta-7 has protein sequence MEARVERAVQKRQVLFLCVFLGVSWAGAEPLRYFVAEETERGTFLANLANDLGLGVRQLSARRSRIVSDQNIRFLLLNTLTGDLLLNEKLDREELCGPTEPCVLPFQLLLEKPFQIFRAELWVRDINDHSPVFLDREIPLEILENTTPGAAFLLESAQDSDVGINNLRNYTISSNVYFHINVHHSGEGNIYPELILDRVLDREVVSELSLTLTALDGGSPPRSGTALVRILVLDINDNVPEFVQSLYKVQVPENSPVGSLVVAVSARDLDTGSNGEIVYAFFYATERILKTFQINSTSGNLQLKAELNYEEIQTYTLTIQAKDGGGLSGKCTVAVHVTDINDNPPELLMSSLTSPIAENSDKTVVAVFRIRDKDSGNNAKMTCSIQDDLPFVLKPSVENFYTLVTENPLDRESQAEYNITITVTDLGTPRMKTQKNITVLVSDVNDNAPAFTQTSYTLFVRENNSPALHIGSVSATDRDAGANAQVTYSLLPPQDPHLPLASLVSINADNGQLFALRALDYEALQALEFRVGATDRGSPALSSQALVRVLVLDANDNSPFVLYPLQNGSAPCTELVPRAAEPGYLVSKVVAVDGDSGQNAWLSYQLLKATEPGLFGVWAHNGEVRTARLLSERDAAKHRLVVLVKDNGEPPLSASVTLHVLLVDGFSQPYLPLPEAAADPAQADPLTVYLVIALASVSSLFLFSVLAFVAARLCRRGRAASLGGCSVPEGHFPGHLVDVSGTGTLSQSYQYEVCLKGGAGSNEFKFLKPVLSNLQSQSMGRDVEEYPSFQNDLGF, from the coding sequence ATGGAGGCCAGAGTGGAGCGTGCGGTGCAGAAAAGGCAGGtcctatttctttgtgtatttctgGGAGTGTCTTGGGCTGGTGCAGAACCGCTTCGGTATTTTGTGGCAGAGGAAACCGAGAGAGGCACCTTTCTGGCCAACCTAGCAAATGACCTGGGTTTGGGGGTGAGGCAACTGTCAGCCAGACGATCCAGAATCGTTTCAGATCAGAACATACGATTTTTACTACTCAATACGCTTACTGgtgatttacttttaaatgagaaattagaTCGAGAGGAACTGTGCGGCCCCACAGAGCCCTGTGTGCTGCCTTTCCAGTTGTTACTGGAAAAGCCTTTTCAGATATTCCGTGCAGAACTATGGGTCAGAGACATTAATGATCATTCTCCAGTGTTTCTAGATAGAGAGATCCCCTTGGAAATTCTAGAAAACACCACACCTGGGGCGGCATTTCTCCTAGAAAGTGCACAGGATTCAGATGTTGGGATCAACAACCTGAGAAACTACACCATCAGCTCCAATGTCTATTTCCATATTAATGTACATCATAGTGGGGAAGGGAATATCTATCCCGAACTAATACTGGATCGAGTGCTGGATCGAGAAGTGGTGTCTGAGCTCAGTTTAACCCTCACCGCCTTGGATGGTGGTTCTCCGCCCAGATCCGGGACCGCTCTGGTACGCATCCTGGTTTTGGACATAAATGATAACGTCCCTGAATTTGTACAGTCGCTCTACAAGGTGCAGGTGCCGGAGAACAGCCCCGTTGGCTCCCTGGTTGTTGCCGTGTCAGCTAGAGATTTAGATACCGGAAGTAATGGGGAAAtagtttatgcatttttttatgCCActgaaagaattctcaaaacGTTTCAAATCAATTCAACATCTGGCAATCTTCAACTTAAAGCCGAATTGAACTATGAGGAAATACAAACTTATACATTAACTATTCAGGCAAAGGATGGCGGAGGGCTTTCTGGAAAATGTACCGTGGCGGTTCACGTAACAGATATCAATGATAATCCACCAGAACTGCTCATGTCATCACTTACTAGCCCAATTGCAGAAAACTCTGACAAGACAGTCGTAGCTGTTTTTAGGATTAGAGACAAAGATTCAGGGAACAATGCAAAGATGACATGCTCCATCCAAGATGATCTCCCCTTCGTCCTGAAGCCATCTGTAGAGAATTTCTACACCTTGGTAACAGAGAACCCGCTGGACAGAGAGAGCCAGGCAGAGTACAACATCACCATCACCGTCACTGACTTGGGGACCCCCAGGatgaaaacccagaaaaatatAACCGTGCTGGTCTCCGACGTCAACGACAACGCCCCGGCCTTCACCCAAACCTCCTACACCCTGTTCGTCCGCGAGAACAACAGCCCCGCGCTGCACATAGGCAGCGTCAGCGCCACAGACAGAGACGCGGGCGCCAACGCCCAGGTCACCTACTCGCTGCTGCCGCCACAGGACCCGCACCTGCCCCTGGCCTCCCTGGTGTCCATCAACGCCGACAACGGGCAGCTGTTCGCCCTGAGGGCGCTGGATTACGAGGCCCTGCAGGCCTTGGAGTTCCGCGTGGGCGCCACGGACCGCGGCTCCCCTGCGCTGAGCAGCCAGGCGCTGGTGCGCGTGCTGGTGCTGGACGCCAACGACAACTCGCCCTTCGTGCTGTACCCGCTGCAGAACGGCTCTGCGCCCTGCACCGAGCTGGTGCCCAGGGCGGCCGAGCCGGGCTACCTGGTGAGCAAGGTGGTGGCGGTGGACGGAGACTCGGGCCAGAACGCCTGGCTGTCGTACCAGCTGCTCAAGGCCACGGAGCCCGGGCTGTTCGGCGTGTGGGCGCACAACGGCGAGGTGCGCACGGCGCGGCTGCTGAGCGAGCGCGACGCGGCCAAGCACAGGCTGGTGGTGCTGGTCAAGGACAATGGCGAGCCGCCGCTGTCGGCCAGCGTCACGCTGCACGTGCTGCTGGTGGACGGCTTCTCGCAGCCCTACCTGCCGCTCCCGGAAGCGGCGGCCGACCCGGCCCAGGCCGACCCGCTCACGGTCTACCTGGTCATCGCGTTGGCGTCGGTGTCGTCGCTCTTCCTGTTCTCGGTGCTGGCGTTCGTCGCGGCGCGGCTGTGCAGGAGGGGCAGGGCCGCCTCGTTGGGTGGCTGCTCGGTGCCCGAGGGCCACTTTCCGGGCCACCTGGTGGATGTCAGCGGTACTGGGACCCTTTCCCAGAGCTACCAGTATGAGGTGTGTCTGAAGGGAGGTGCTGGGAGTAATGAGTTCAAGTTCCTGAAGCCTGTTCTCTCTAATCTGCAGTCTCAGAGCATGGGGAGGGACGTGGAAGAATATCCTTCATTTCAGAATGATTTGGGTTTCTaa
- the PCDHB8 gene encoding protocadherin beta-8 gives MEASWKIICKQRQVLFLFLFLALSQAGTEPRRYSVVEETEGSSIVTNLAKDLDLSQSELSRRGARVISKGNKLHLQLDQETGYLLLNEKLDREELCGHTEPCVLRFQVLLENPLQFFQAELQVIDINDHAPVFVERDMLLKISESSPPGTAFPLRNAQDVDVGRNNIESYIISPNPYFRVLTRKRSDGRKYPELVLDKALDREEEPELRLTLIAQDGGSPPRSGTAQVYIEVIDINDNAPEFEQPLYSVQIPEDSPIGFLIVRVSATDVDVGVNGEISYSLFQASEEIRKTFEINPMTGDIRLKKHLDFETVQSYEVNIEARDAGNLFGKCTVLTRVLDVNDNAPEVTMSALTRQIPENSPETVVAVYSVSDLDSEENGKVSCSIQDDLPFFLKSSLENFYTLVTERPLDRESRDEYNITITVTDLGTPRLKTQKNITVIVSDVNDNAPAFTQTSYTLFVRENNSPALHIGSVSATDRDAGANAQVTYSLLPPQDPHLPLASLVSINADNGQLFALRALDYEALQALEFRVGATDRGSPALSSQALVRVLVLDANDNSPFVLYPLQNGSAPCTELVPRAAEPGYLVSKVVAVDGDSGQNAWLSYQLLKATEPGLFGVWAHNGEVRTARLLSERDAAKHRLVVLVKDNGEPPLSASVTLHVLLVDGFSQPYLPLPEAAADPAQADPLTVYLVIALASVSSLFLFSVLAFVAARLCRRGRAASLGGCSVPEGHFPGHLVDVSGTGTLSQSYQYEVCLTGGLGASEFKFLKPVVPNSQGHYPGPEIEENTNFGNDFGFSIQ, from the coding sequence ATGGAGGCCAGCTGGAAGATCATTTGCAAACAAAGGCaagtcctttttctctttctcttcttggcCTTATCTCAGGCGGGCACTGAACCTAGGCGTTATTCTGTggtggaggaaactgaggggaGCTCGATTGTAACCAATTTAGCAAAGGACTTGGATCTGAGCCAGAGTGAACTCTCTAGGCGGGGGGCTAGGGTAATTTCCAAAGGGAACAAACTGCATTTGCAGCTCGATCAGGAGACCGGGTATTTGTTGCTAAATGAGAAACTGGACCGAGAGGAACTGTGCGGTCACACAGAGCCCTGTGTGCTGCGTTTCCAGGTGTTGCTAGAGAATCCCTTACAGTTTTTTCAAGCTGAGCTACAAGTAATAGACATAAATGACCATGCTCCGGTGTTCGTGGAAAGAGATATGTTGCTAAAAATATCAGAGAGCAGTCCTCCTGGGACTGCATTTCCTCTGAGGAACGCTCAGGATGTGGATGTAGGCCGAAATAATATTGAGAGTTATATAATCAGTCCCAACCCCTATTTTCGGGTCCTTACCCGCAAACGCAGCGATGGCAGGAAATACCCGGAGCTGGTTCTAGACAAAGCGCTGGATCGCGAGGAGGAACCTGAGCTCAGGTTAACCCTCATCGCTCAGGATGGCGGCTCTCCACCCCGGTCTGGAACCGCTCAGGTCTACATCGAGGTCATAGATATCAACGATAATGCCCCTGAATTTGAGCAGCCTTTGTATAGTGTTCAGATCCCTGAGGACAGTCCCATAGGCTTCCTGATTGTCAGGGTCTCTGCGACGGATGTGGACGTAGGAGTCAACGGAGAGATTTCCTATTCACTTTTCCAGGCTTCAGAAGAGATTAGAAAAACCTTTGAAATCAACCCCATGACAGGAGATATTCGACTGAAAAAACATCTTGATTTCGAAACAGTTCAGTCCTATGAGGTCAATATTGAGGCCAGAGATGCTGGAAATTTGTTCGGAAAGTGCACCGTTCTGACTCGAGTTTTGGATGTGAACGACAATGCCCCAGAAGTCACCATGTCCGCGCTAACCAGACAGATCCCTGAGAACTCGCCTGAGACTGTGGTTGCAGTTTACAGTGTTTCGGATCTTGATtcggaagaaaatggaaaagtaagTTGCTCCATTCAGGACGATCTACCCTTTTTCCTGAAATCTTCCTTGGAAAACTTTTACACCCTAGTCACAGAGAGACCGCTGGATAGAGAGAGCAGAGATGAGTACAACATCACCATCACCGTCACTGACTTGGGGACCCCCAGgctgaaaacccagaaaaatatAACCGTGATAGTCTCCGACGTCAACGACAACGCCCCGGCCTTCACCCAAACCTCCTACACTCTGTTCGTCCGCGAGAACAACAGCCCCGCCCTGCACATAGGCAGCGTCAGCGCCACAGACAGAGACGCGGGCGCCAACGCCCAGGTCACCTACTCGCTGCTGCCGCCACAGGACCCGCACCTGCCCCTGGCCTCCCTGGTGTCCATCAACGCCGACAACGGGCAGCTGTTCGCCCTGAGGGCGCTGGATTACGAGGCCCTGCAGGCCTTGGAGTTCCGCGTGGGCGCCACGGACCGCGGCTCCCCTGCGCTGAGCAGCCAGGCGCTGGTGCGCGTGCTGGTGCTGGACGCCAACGACAACTCGCCCTTCGTGCTGTACCCGCTGCAGAACGGCTCTGCGCCCTGCACCGAGCTGGTGCCCAGGGCGGCCGAGCCGGGCTACCTGGTGAGCAAGGTGGTGGCGGTGGACGGAGACTCGGGCCAGAACGCCTGGCTGTCGTACCAGCTGCTCAAGGCCACGGAGCCCGGGCTGTTCGGCGTGTGGGCGCACAACGGCGAGGTGCGCACGGCGCGGCTGCTGAGCGAGCGCGACGCGGCCAAGCACAGGCTGGTGGTGCTGGTCAAGGACAACGGCGAGCCGCCGCTGTCGGCCAGCGTCACGCTGCACGTGCTGCTGGTGGACGGCTTCTCGCAGCCCTACCTGCCGCTCCCGGAAGCGGCGGCCGACCCGGCCCAGGCCGACCCGCTCACGGTCTACCTGGTCATCGCGTTGGCGTCGGTGTCGTCGCTCTTCCTGTTCTCGGTGCTGGCGTTCGTCGCGGCGCGGCTGTGCAGGAGGGGCAGGGCCGCCTCGTTGGGTGGCTGCTCGGTGCCCGAGGGCCACTTTCCGGGCCACCTGGTGGATGTCAGTGGTACTGGGACCCTTTCCCAGAGCTACCAGTATGAGGTTTGTCTGACCGGAGGCTTAGGTGCCAGCGAGTTCAAATTTCTGAAGCCTGTTGTGCCCAATTCTCAGGGCCATTACCCTGGgccagaaatagaagaaaatactaaCTTTGGGAATGATTTTGGTTTCAGTATTCAGTGA